One Candidatus Bathyarchaeota archaeon DNA segment encodes these proteins:
- a CDS encoding OsmC family protein, producing MLEMKEPKVFSVYAEVAWDKKTGGFIKTRKGVVAKIDIPKEFKGLGRYSCPDELFISSIAACLLTTFLYFKNKMQLKLLNLSVNSKGTVIKEPDGYELKNVYFNIVATTKKEYKEAAMKCLNLSEEYCHLLKLLPNAKIKKHLIFR from the coding sequence ATGCTTGAAATGAAAGAACCTAAAGTTTTTTCAGTTTACGCTGAAGTAGCTTGGGATAAAAAAACTGGAGGATTTATAAAAACAAGAAAAGGCGTTGTCGCAAAAATAGATATACCTAAGGAGTTTAAAGGGTTAGGACGATATTCATGTCCAGATGAACTATTTATTTCATCAATAGCTGCATGCCTATTAACAACTTTTCTTTATTTTAAGAATAAGATGCAATTGAAACTTTTAAATTTAAGTGTTAACAGCAAAGGAACAGTTATAAAAGAACCTGATGGATATGAATTAAAAAATGTTTACTTTAATATTGTTGCTACAACCAAAAAGGAGTATAAAGAAGCTGCAATGAAATGCTTAAATCTTTCCGAGGAATATTGTCATCTACTTAAGCTTTTACCTAACGCTAAAATTAAGAAACATTTAATTTTTAGATAA
- a CDS encoding (Fe-S)-binding protein, translated as MKLLNKYKLEDYAVDAHKCIRCGFCVTLCPIHPHSKWESESPRGRMLLIRGLLEEGLKINPTIRDRMFECTLCGYCKYRCPAGVKTIDAYKAIRHQLNELNLSPEPINTLEEYLVQSGNIFNHPKEARIEWIDYMDLTNSIKKVNKPAEIVYFTGCSTVLSGRAMSIAASTAALLNNLNLDWSLLGEDEKCCGNPLLLSGKLKHVEALAKHNVEAIKKLGASAVVTSCPGCYRVLKTEYPEIIGDLDFEVLHITQLLEQALDREKLKFKNKIEAKIAYHDPCELGRLMSVFESPRKIIENIPGAKLIEFIYSRNLTRCCGAGGLMKATFPNIALNQGVAKLEEAHEVEADVLASACQTCKLNMMDAAAESNDSIKIIDVVELAAKAAGVFEVEI; from the coding sequence CTCATAAATGCATTAGATGCGGTTTTTGCGTAACTTTATGTCCAATTCATCCTCATTCCAAATGGGAATCTGAAAGCCCTAGAGGAAGAATGCTGCTTATAAGAGGATTGCTTGAAGAAGGATTAAAAATTAACCCAACAATTAGAGATAGAATGTTTGAATGCACTTTATGCGGTTACTGCAAGTATCGTTGTCCAGCTGGCGTTAAAACAATCGACGCATATAAAGCGATAAGACATCAATTAAATGAATTAAATCTTTCACCAGAACCAATAAATACGCTTGAAGAATATTTAGTGCAAAGCGGAAACATTTTTAACCATCCTAAAGAAGCTAGAATTGAATGGATAGATTACATGGATCTTACAAATTCTATAAAAAAAGTTAATAAACCAGCTGAAATAGTTTATTTTACAGGATGCTCTACAGTTCTTTCCGGGAGAGCTATGAGTATAGCAGCTTCTACAGCTGCATTATTAAATAATCTTAATTTAGATTGGAGTTTGCTAGGAGAAGACGAGAAGTGTTGCGGAAATCCTCTTTTACTTTCTGGAAAATTAAAGCATGTAGAAGCTTTAGCTAAACATAATGTTGAAGCTATAAAAAAGCTTGGAGCAAGCGCTGTAGTAACTTCATGTCCAGGCTGCTATAGAGTTTTAAAAACCGAATACCCTGAAATAATTGGAGATCTTGATTTTGAAGTTCTTCATATAACTCAATTGCTGGAGCAAGCTTTAGATAGGGAAAAGCTTAAATTTAAAAATAAAATTGAAGCAAAAATCGCGTATCATGATCCATGCGAGCTTGGACGGTTGATGAGTGTTTTTGAGTCTCCTAGAAAAATTATTGAAAACATTCCAGGAGCTAAGCTTATAGAGTTTATTTACTCTAGAAACCTTACGCGATGTTGTGGAGCGGGGGGTCTTATGAAGGCAACCTTTCCAAATATAGCCTTAAATCAAGGAGTTGCAAAGCTTGAAGAAGCGCATGAAGTAGAAGCAGATGTTTTAGCTTCAGCTTGTCAAACTTGTAAATTGAATATGATGGACGCAGCTGCTGAAAGCAATGATTCGATTAAAATAATTGATGTAGTTGAGCTTGCTGCTAAAGCAGCTGGCGTTTTTGAAGTAGAGATTTAA